The following proteins come from a genomic window of Aggregicoccus sp. 17bor-14:
- a CDS encoding integration host factor subunit beta, which translates to MSVESADSVPEAPMTKSQLIERIAERAPHVPRREVEAIVNAVFDQMAEALKAEQRIELRGFGVFGVRVREAHAGRNPKTGEAVQVPARRNAFFTPGKELRDRLNPSRELPAPQRATG; encoded by the coding sequence GGCCGACTCTGTCCCCGAGGCCCCCATGACCAAGAGCCAGCTCATCGAGCGCATCGCCGAGCGCGCGCCGCACGTCCCGCGCCGCGAGGTGGAGGCGATCGTGAACGCCGTGTTCGACCAGATGGCGGAGGCGCTCAAGGCAGAGCAGCGCATCGAGCTGCGCGGCTTCGGGGTGTTCGGCGTGCGGGTGCGCGAGGCGCACGCGGGCCGCAACCCGAAGACGGGCGAGGCCGTGCAGGTGCCCGCGCGCCGCAACGCCTTCTTCACGCCGGGCAAGGAGCTGCGCGACCGGCTCAACCCCTCGCGCGAGCTGCCGGCGCCGCAGCGGGCGACGGGCTAG